TACATCAGTGCCAGGCAATGCATCAGAGGGTGACTGTACACTGAGGGTTGAGAGTGTGACATGGACAGACAATAAKCTCCAGCTCTACGTGTGGATCAACCCTGATGAGTCAGCTACACAACATTTCCATCATCAGATCGTAAGGATTACAATTYAAAGTAAGCACACTCATGGAGAGGTGTATTAGATTGAATATTTGTTGTCGTTAAACAACTTGTGATCAGATGAACAGTACTTCATTACTTTGACATCTGTATTCAGGAGTGYTAGTGGTCYGTAGTTGGAGCYCTATGTTAAAACTGAATGAGAATTGCAGACAGGGCGTTAAACCATTAGTCACGGGAACTGGTAATGCCTTGTTTGCCTTTGGTTCCagctaataataatttattcGATCTTGCAGATAGAAAAGCTCCTGCGTTATCCATGAAGAATGCATTGGTGGATGGAGACTTATTCCAGGCCAAATGTACTGTCTGGCATTCCTGCCCATCCTCTCCTCCAWCCCTTCACTGGAGCCGTTTGCCTGTAAATTCTACAGCAGTGACTTCCATGGAGGAAAAMGGAGGGCTGTGGGTGTCTACTGAGACAATACAAGGAAGAGGAACGTGCCAACTGCACAAAAAAGAGATGAAATGCACAGCTCAATTCGCTACAGTCCAAACTGAGAGTCAACCAGTCATTCTTAACATCTCATGTACGTTTTTGGTCTTTCTTGTTTGTTCTCAGTTGTGTAATTATTCCATTCACAGGCCATCACTTAAATAAATCTACAATTTTACAGAACAAACGACTACAAAGTCACAATACATGGTTGTCTACTTTATTAACAGATGCCCCTGTTGGTGTGAAGGTGATGGTGGATGAACAGCCAGTCAGTGAAGGTCATYGTGTCAACCTGGAGTGTGTTGRTGACAGCAACCCCCAGCCAGGCAGGTATGTGTGGATCAGACGACAGGGAGGCCAAAGCATCCAAATGAATTCAACTCAGGGCAAAATGTCCTATCCCAACATTAGCAGAGACACCTCATTCTCCTGCattgtccaaaataatattgGATCAAATCAGTCAGCCTGGCTGTTTCTGGATGTCAACTGTAAGTATCTCATTGTATGTGTCTATGAGTGGTTGCACGGTTTCCAATGGAACTAAAATTATATTTGTACACAGAGATGCTAATTCTAGCGACACATTATTAGTGTAAAATAGATGAAATGACTCCTTCCCACCCTAACATAGTTCTATTGTCATTGTTTTTCACTCACAACAGGAAGGAAGACAAATGTATAGTgtcaaaacataattttttttctaCCTTTGTGTCATTCTGTCACTCCAGTCCCCCCAGCAATCCTCTCTGACTCCACTTGCTCCTTGAAGGGTGGGATTCTGCGCTGTGTGTGTAGAGCAGAAGCCCGACCTAATGCCACTCTGCACTGGATGATCAANCAGCTGGAcagtgtaagtaagcattcagtACAGAATTTCAGGTGGTTTATCTTCTGATATCATTATAATCGGCACACAGTGACAGTCATtcttcctcctctgcctccccatgtgtccccactctctctctctcttgctctcactctcgctttctgtctgtctttatttGAACACAGTACTGCCATGGATGCTGACTGCTCTGGCAGTTGGAAGTGTCTTTCTGTGGGGAGCTGTAATGTGTGTACGCAGAATAAGTTGCAGAGAGAGGTTTGTATGGTTCTTGATGATGWTGTCACATATTAAACCATATTAGGTGTGTCATTTTGAACGACGTCTCCCTTCTACATTACCTGTAGACCAAAGGCCAGCTCTAATCTCCCCACTTTGGATATCCCTCTAAGGTACTCTCATTTTTGCATCTGTAATttacataaaacaaataataatgttCAAGCTCATTGACATTGATGTTTTTTGTCTTTAAGGCAACCTGACATGTCAGAGTCCCTAAGGTACAGCAATCCCCAAAAGTAACATATgataaccatttgaagaacccgttttggttcctggtagtacccttttggttccaggtagaactcttttggattCCAGGTAgtaccctttctacagagggttttatatagaacccaaaaggattctacctggaacccaattttttttatctgttcctgtcacgccctctactgctcatccggtgtctccttgacctgccgccactcccccagtgctctttccctttctgtgtgtgtgtgtgtgattgtgtgggcagagacaggtgtgctggagtcagagcagatccccaccatctgcaacctgttccataatcaagacctctacaaatactcagccctgccacttccacgctgtcagatcgtaatctctgctcagtcagtctatgaTTCTAGCCGTTTGTTCCTTTTTAGACCCTGTtgtcctgttgtgcctgttttcccttgctgttttccTCTCTACTACAGTTCTGCccactctgactctggtccctgtctccagtcctaCTTCTCGTTAGTCCTGCTACTCTATCCTGGATCCCCCACTCTAcggctcccttggattcccctccggatctgcttaccctgtcccaacacgtctcgctccagcctcagcctccccACCTGTTTTACTGCAACCCGcctgagcttcccctggcctgcccTCAATCTTCCccgtgtgttttaataaataccttggttacctcatcccagtctcctcYTCTGAGTCTACTCTTGTGTTCACCTGTTCCGCTCCGCGTGacacaaaagggttctaactggaaccaaaaagggttcRcctatggggacagctgaagaacccttttggaacccttttttctaagagtgtagcaccTTAATTAACCCCCTAGTCAAAGGGACACCTTATGGTGACAGTTATGCAAAACTTCAATGATTTAGGCCCAGTGATGGCTGTTACACTTGGTTTATTACACCGTTGCTTATCTCATTATATACAAACCACCCATTCATTGGCTGCTTACTTGTTCTGATGAAATGAGCTAGAGAGAACATTTTTTCAAGTAAAWTTAGGAGCATGTAATTAGAAAGAGGTGGACAGTCCTCCCCAACCGAGCTGAGGAGAGAAGTGACTTTAATCTGCACAAATAACTTTCTGTGAAGCCTGTGTAGCGGACAGCCTTGGACTATCCACCATATCCTCTGTTTGATGAACTGTTGATAGCGTGAGTAATACTTCAATGGCTgttcattattgttatttaagCCTTGGTCCTGACAGCYCACTGCCAATGTATGTAGTTAAATAGCCTAATAATGGGAGCTGATACAATCAATCTCAAAAAACAATCTAAACAATCTACATTATACCATGATGCTTTTGTTTCGACATGGCGGAGCTTGGGTTTGAACTATAAAAAATGGAATAGGAGCTGATTTCATGGATggtttcattttcatttcaacaTTTCTTCAGCAAGCTGCATCCATTACATCATCATTTGAGATAATGGTTGATCTTAATTTAGAGTTGACCATTTTTCAGCCAAAACTGTGTGCTATATGATCAAATATAGATAATAGTTGCTGTCATTCTCTGCTCGTCCTCAGTTGGAAGCCATGGTGGTGAGGAGTGGGTTGATTCTGTCTGTCTACATCATCACCTTCCTGATGGGCCTGCCTGGCAACATCCTGGCACTCTACGCCTTCAGCGTCAAGATCCGCAAAAAGCCCACTCCTACAGACATCCTCCTGCTCAACCTGACTGTGTCCGACCTTATCTTCCTGCTCTTCCTGCCCCTCAAGATGCACGAGGCAGCCTCCGGCATGGTATGGACTCTCCCCAGGTATCTCTGCAACATTACCTCTTTCGTCTTCTTCTCCACCATRTACACCAGCTCCCTCCTGCTGATGGTGGTCAGTGTTGACCGCTACCTGTGTGTGGCCTTCCCTGTCCAGTACAGGCTCCGCCGCAAGCCCTTGTATGGAGTGGTGAGCAGCCTGGTGGTGTGGGTCTTCAGCCTGGTCCACCTCTGCTTCATCTACATCGTGGAGAACCAGACCTCATCTGAGTTCTATGCCTGCTATGACAACTTCACCCAGGAGCAGCTGAAGGTGGTGCTTCCCATGCGCTTGGAGCTGTGTGTGGTTCTATACATCGTGCCACTGCTGGTCTGTGTGTTCTGCTACCTGaacttcatcctcatcctcaatAGGACCCCTAACCTTTGTgcagagaaaaggaagagagccGTCGGAATGGCTATGGGGACCTTA
This region of Salvelinus sp. IW2-2015 linkage group LG6.1, ASM291031v2, whole genome shotgun sequence genomic DNA includes:
- the LOC111964680 gene encoding myelin-associated glycoprotein-like; the encoded protein is MDILRFLTGCTLVSLGHCWMVKVPNTVKAVDGSCVEVSCHTAPQHRVIWYRYHSVLYPKVYDGKEPTSVETSFRGRTSVPGNASEGDCTLRVESVTWTDNXLQLYVWINPDESATQHFHHQIVRITIXNRKAPALSMKNALVDGDLFQAKCTVWHSCPSSPPXLHWSRLPVNSTAVTSMEEXGGLWVSTETIQGRGTCQLHKKEMKCTAQFATVQTESQPVILNISYAPVGVKVMVDEQPVSEGHXVNLECVXDSNPQPGRYVWIRRQGGQSIQMNSTQGKMSYPNISRDTSFSCIVQNNIGSNQSAWLFLDVNFPPAILSDSTCSLKGGILRCVCRAEARPNATLHWMIXQLDSVSKHSVQNFRWFIF
- the LOC111964730 gene encoding free fatty acid receptor 2-like produces the protein MVVRSGLILSVYIITFLMGLPGNILALYAFSVKIRKKPTPTDILLLNLTVSDLIFLLFLPLKMHEAASGMVWTLPRYLCNITSFVFFSTXYTSSLLLMVVSVDRYLCVAFPVQYRLRRKPLYGVVSSLVVWVFSLVHLCFIYIVENQTSSEFYACYDNFTQEQLKVVLPMRLELCVVLYIVPLLVCVFCYLNFILILNRTPNLCAEKRKRAVGMAMGTLLVFVVCFLPYNVTHVQGFIIQDNVEWRLYALLLTTVNTVLDPVTFYFSSSMFQATMKRILTGKRRNSSPGVSMTAQNNTRDIEGHSNPPTTEGGLSDK